The proteins below are encoded in one region of Purpureocillium takamizusanense chromosome 11, complete sequence:
- the cbp4 gene encoding Assembly factor cbp4 (EggNog:ENOG503P5A6~COG:A~TransMembrane:1 (o12-33i)), protein MPPKKPVNWRLWTKVLIGGAAVSIGGPALTWWLTPTEEQLRARYNPDLLKRSIEQREEREQEFDEFVTKLKEYSRSDKPIWIVVKEEEERKKQAALRAGKAQQREAEAQREEMRREAGLGSAK, encoded by the exons CGTCAACTGGCGGCTATGGACAAAGGTTCTAATCGG cggcgcggccgtcagCATCGGCGGACCGGCGCTCACGTGGTGGCTCACCCCgaccgaggagcagctgcggGCGCGGTACAACCCGGACCTCCTCAAGCGGAGCatcgagcagcgcgaggagcgcgagcaAGAGTTTGACGAGTTTGTGaccaagctcaaggagtACTCCCGGTCGGACAAGCCCA TCTGGATCGTggtcaaggaggaggaggaacggAAAAAACAGGCGGCACTTcgggcgggcaaggcgcagcagcgggaggccgaggcgcagagAGAGGAGatgcggcgcgaggccggcctgggGTCAGCAAAGTAA